In a genomic window of Helianthus annuus cultivar XRQ/B chromosome 10, HanXRQr2.0-SUNRISE, whole genome shotgun sequence:
- the LOC110882535 gene encoding ATP-dependent DNA helicase PIF1-like, translating to MRLSVGSSSSNIDEINDFAKWLLEIGEGNIGDGNDGDSTIEIPNDLLITDSTDPIQSLIDFVYPSVLDRFKDRDYFSERAILAPKNEVVHGINDRFLALFPGEEVEYLSSDSLCPTEEINDPLHQDLYNPDVLNSVIVSGLPNHRLVLKLGVPVMLLRNIDQQNGLCNGTRLQITRLGKRVIEAEILSGGNVGSRTYIPRISMIPSDKKIPFKFQRRQFPITVCFAMTINKSQGQSLSRVGLYLRDPVFSHGQLYVALSRVKTRDGVKLLIYDKDGRPTNTTVNVVYKEIFRKL from the coding sequence ATGCGTTTATCTGTTGGAAGCAGTAGTTCAAACATTGATGAGATAAACGATTTTGCGAAATGGCTTCTTGAAATTGGGGAAGGCAATATTGGTGATGGTAACGATGGCGATTCAACTATAGAAATACCAAACGATCTTCTAATCACCGATTCAACTGATCCAATTCAAAGCTTGATTGACTTTGTATATCCATCAGTTCTTGACCGTTTTAAAGATCGTGACTACTTTTCTGAAAGAGCCATACTTGCTCCTAAAAATGAAGTTGTACATGGTATCAATGATCGTTTTCTTGCATTATTTCCCGGTGAAGAAGTAGAGTATCTTAGCTCAGATAGTCTATGCCCAACTGAGGAAATTAATGATCCATTACACCAAGATTTGTATAATCCTGATGTGTTAAATAGTGTGATTGTTTCTGGCTTACCCAATCATAGATTGGTGTTAAAGTTGGGTGTCCCAGTCATGCTTTTGAGGAACATTGATCAGCAAAATGGGTTATGCAATGGTACACGTCTTCAGATCACGCGTCTTGGTAAACGTGTTATCGAGGCTGAGATACTATCGGGAGGTAATGTTGGTTCAAGAACTTACATTCCCAGAATTAGCATGATACCGTCAGACAAGAAAATACCTTTCAAATTTCAACGAAGGCAGTTTCCCATAACCGTCTGTTTTGCCATGACTATTAACAAAAGTCAAGGACAGTCTCTTTCCAGAGTTGGTCTGTACCTAAGAGACCCCGTTTTCTCACATGGTCAGCTTTATGTTGCGTTGTCGAGAGTAAAGACAAGAGATGGCGTGAAGCTTTTAATATATGACAAAGATGGAAGGCCAACGAATACAACTGTAAATGTTGTTTACAAAGAAATATTTAGAAAACTGTAG